In the Danio rerio strain Tuebingen ecotype United States chromosome 8, GRCz12tu, whole genome shotgun sequence genome, one interval contains:
- the LOC137496390 gene encoding uncharacterized protein, with the protein MYSVSLDRVTENSVFNINIVDFGKKYRTMGRVGKKFKKFCNWAFSRKSGKTQQNQSLGELEHQRCFDGEAGPSNVAFISHIHTGAGVSPSPAPHKAEKKLKRFRKWLSRKFKKTTTRAPQTQPSSPQTQRSPDGEAACVSPRPVQDEGVNNRCVSIQTPVKTPSTETEQPEDTECWHLCVSSLTPADISESDRASLQSWHSCASSLGTSENSESDYASLHSSQCCGSSLDTSENGESDRASVHSAPPCVSSPTADPSVSKESTASSSDNDFWKAEKKIPVNLDSNPGDINDEYRVKSIIGKGGFGSVSAGVRRSDSRKVAIKNVSKTKARRTMKILPYEKTVPQEVGLMYLMSKGPYVPQIIQLLDWYETPSQYTLVLESPNSCMDLQTFAWKHRKKMTESVARLVMHQVVAAAIECCERDVYHSDIKPENVLINPHTFQIKLIDFGVGRIMNSEGYSTFCGTKPYAPPEFSDCKKFHAKPATVYSIGVMLYRLLHRKYPRRELTKIVARTWERDKLSKECIDMICSCLQRDPQQRIPLEEILQHNWFQVLILKPSKEKKTLKEKIQSILKFR; encoded by the exons ATGTATTCAGTTTCACTAGATCGTGTTACAGAAAATTCAGTTTTCAACATTAATATTGTCGATTTTGGAAAGAAATATAGAACAATGGGACGAGTtggaaagaaatttaaaaagttCTGTAACTGGGCCTTTTCTCGGAAATCCGGGAAAACCCAGCAGAACCAGTCGCTCGGCGAACTCGAGCACCAGAGATGTTTCGATGGCGAAGCCGGGCCAAGTAACGTCGCGTTCATCTCTCACATTCATACCGGAGCTGGTGTTTCACCAAGCCCAGCACCCCATAAAGCGGAGAAGAAACTAAAGAGGTTCCGGAAATGGCTTTCTCGGAAATTCAAGAAAACCACAACCAGAGCCCCACAGACCCAGCCGAGCAGCCCACAGACTCAGAGATCCCCTGATGGTGAAGCTGCGTGTGTGTCGCCGAGGCCGGTTCAGGACGAGGGGGTCAACAACAGGTGCGTGTCTATCCAGACCCCTGTGAAGACCCCGTCAACAGAAACCGAACAGCCCGAGGACACTGAATGCTGGCATTTGTGTGTTTCTTCTCTGACCCCCGCGGATATCAGCGAGTCTGACCGCGCTTCACTGCAAAGTTGGCACTCCTGTGCGTCTTCGCTTGGCACCTCAGAGAACAGCGAGTCTGACTACGCTTCACTCCACAGTAGTCAATGTTGTGGGTCTTCGCTTGACACCTCAGAGAACGGCGAATCTGACCGCGCTTCAGTGCATAGTGCGCCCCCTTGTGTGTCTTCGCCGACCGCTGACCCCAGTGTGTCCAAGGAAAGCACCGCTTCCTCATCGGATAACGATTTTTGGAAGGCAGAAAAGAAAATCCCAGTGAATTTGGACTCGAATCCAG gtgaCATCAATGACGAATATCGAGTCAAAAGCATTATAGGTAAGGGAGGGTTTGGATCCGTCTCTGCTGGAGTTCGTCGGTCGGATTCACGAAAG GTGGCAATCAAAAATGTGAGCAAGACTAAAGCAAGAAGAACCATGAAGATT CTACCATATGAGAAGACTGTTCCACAAGAAGTTGGATTGATGTATTTGATGAGCAAAGGTCCTTACGTTCCTCAAATAATACAGCTGCTGGATTGGTATGAGACGCCGAGCCAGTACACACTGGTGCTGGAGAGTCCCAATTCCTGCATGGACCTGCAAACGTTTGCATGGAAGCATCGTAAGAAAATGACTGAATCGGTAGCACGATTGGTGATGCACCAGGTGGTCGCTGCTGCAATTGAATGCTGTGAAAGGGACGTTTACCACAGCGACATCAAGCCAGAAAACGTGCTCATCAACCCCCACACCTTCCAGATCAAGCTAATAGACTTTGGTGTTGGTAGAATCATGAACAGCGAAGGCTATTCAACATTCTGTG gcACAAAGCCTTATGCTCCTCCAGAGTTTTCTGATTGTAAAAAGTTCCACGCCAAGCCTGCAACGGTGTACTCTATAGGTGTAATGTTGTACAGGCTGCTGCACAGAAAATACCCTCGAAGAGAGCTCACTAAGATTGTCGCCAGAACCTGGGAGCGTGACAAACTATCCAAAG AATGCATCGACATGATCTGTTCCTGTCTGCAAAGAGATCCACAACAGCGGATTCCTCTTGAAGAGATCCTCCAGCATAACTGGTTCCAGGTCTTGATCCTGAAGCCAAGCAAAGAGAAGAAAAccttaaaagaaaaaatacagtCTATATTGAAATTCAG ATAA